The Sorex araneus isolate mSorAra2 chromosome 5, mSorAra2.pri, whole genome shotgun sequence genome has a segment encoding these proteins:
- the CENPS gene encoding centromere protein S, which yields MEEAEADEQQQFSYQQRLKAAVHYTVGGLLEEVAEDKEVTFSRQTIAAISELTFRQCENFAKDLEMFARHAKRSTINAEDVKLLARRSNPLLKYITEKSEELAQLNVERKSKKKKKSEDERKTAGELADGGAEGQSED from the exons ATGGAAGAGGCCGAGGCCGACGAGCAGCAGCAGTTCTCCTACCAGCAG AGGCTGAAGGCGGCCGTGCACTACACCGTTGGTGGGCTCCTTGAGGAGGTGGCTGAGGACAAGGAGGTGACGTTCAGCAGACAGACCATCGCCGCCATCTCGGAGCTGACGTTCCGGCAGTGTG aaaatTTCGCCAAAGACCTGGAAATGTTTGCAAG ACACGCGAAAAGAAGCACCATTAACGCCGAGGACGTGAAGCTGTTGGCCAGGAGGAGCAACCCACTG CTGAAGTACATCACAGAGAAGAGCGAAGAGCTCGCGCAGTTGAATGTAGAGCggaaaagcaagaagaaaaagaagtctgaGGATGAGAGGAAAACTGCGGGCGAGCTGGCCGATGGGGGCGCTGAGGGGCAGAGTGAGGACTAG
- the CORT gene encoding cortistatin, with product MPLPLAPALSLLLLLLLQVSGGLSREGGLAGPNGAMPDVAEREPASLPAFLAWWHRQGPRADAGPSWQTAKRQDSLPPQPPPRPAKPLCRNFFWKTFSSCK from the exons ATGCCTCTGCCGCTGGCCCCCGCGCtgtcgctgctgctgctgctgctgctgcaggtcTCGGGGGGCCTGTCCCGGGAGGGCGGCCTCGCCGGCCCCAACGGCGCG ATGCCGGACGTGGCCGAGCGGGAGCCCGCCAGCCTGCCCGCCTTCCTGGCCTGGTGGCACAGGCAGGGCCCCCGGGCCGATGCAGGCCCCTCCTGGCAGACGGCCAAGCGGCAGGACAGCCTGCCCCCCcagccgcccccgcgccccgcgaaGCCGCTCTGCAGAAACTTCTTCTGGAAGACCTTCTCCTCCTGCAAgtag
- the DFFA gene encoding DNA fragmentation factor subunit alpha: MDAAGDAGTPEAGELRPLKPCLLLRNHSREQHGVAASCLEELRSKACDILAIDRSLAPVSLVLAEDGTVVDDDDYFLCLPSNTKFVALVGDEKWTYSNSDGGTAWISQESFDETDSGVGLRWKNVAQRLKDDLSSIILLSEEDLQVLIDAPCSELALELSQSCASARGLQEALQRALDQREEARQSRQLLELYLQALQKEGCVLAPPPEPRGAEEADTVDTGACPESRPGPVLPGQLLAALREKAAPELSLSSQDLELVTKEDPRALAAALGWAVEKTEAVQQACAQELDERLQQLQTLHALRSVSARQDPPPGQPRDPKRARPDPT, translated from the exons ATGGACGCGGCGGGGGACGCCGGGACCCCCGAGGCCGGCGAGCTCCGGCCGCTGAAGCCGTGTCTGCTGCTTCGCAACCACAGCCGCGAGCAGCACGGCGTGGCGGCCTCGTGCCTGGAGGAGCTGAGGAGCAAGG CCTGCGACATCCTGGCCATTGACAGGTCCCTGGCGCCCGTCAGCCTGGTCCTGGCGGAGGACGGCACCGTTGTGGACGACGACGACTACTTCCTGTGCCTGCCCTCCAACACCAAGTTTGTGGCGCTGGTCGGGGACGAGAAGTGGACATACAGCAACTCAG ACGGAGGCACGGCCTGGATCTCCCAGGAGTCCTTTGACGAAACGGACAGTGGGGTCGGGCTGAGGTGGAAGAACGTGGCCCAGCGGCTGAAGGACGATCTTTCCAGCATCATCCTCCTGTCCGAGGAAGATCTCCAG GTGCTCATCGACGCCCCCTGCTCGGAGCTGGCGCTGGAGCTGAGCCAGAGCTGCGCGTCGGCGCGCGGCCTGCAGGAGGCGCTGCAGCGGGCGCTGGACCAGAGGGAGGAGGCGCGCCAGTCCCGGCAGCTGCTGGAGCTGTACCTGCAGGCGCTGCAGAAGGAGGGCTGcgtgctggccccgcccccag AGCCCAGAGGCGCCGAGGAGGCGGACACGGTGGACACGGGCGCCTGCCCCGAGAGCCGGCCGGGGCCTGTCCTCCCCGGCCAGCTGCTCGCCGCCCTGCGCGAGAAGGCGGCCCCGGAGCTGAGCCTGTCCAGCCAGGACCTGGAG CTGGTCACCAAAGAAGACCCCCGCGCCCTGGCCGCGGCCCTGGGGTGGGCCGTGGAGAAGACAGAGGCCGTGCAGCAGGCCTGCGCCCAGGAGTTGGATGAGCGCCTGCAGCAGCTGCAAACCCTGCACGCCCTCAGGAGCGTCTCTGCCCGGCAGGACCCGCCCCCCGGCCAGCCCCGGGACCCCAAACGTGCCCGGCCGGACCCCACCTAG